One part of the Gammaproteobacteria bacterium genome encodes these proteins:
- a CDS encoding conserved hypothetical protein (Evidence 4 : Unknown function but conserved in other organisms) yields MKFSLDPNQVSEIPALIHSPSIKRKRYPEGVVIPMASEAEARAQANPEKHLHPAIVIGPSRSSEGVRVYYLAKWLEHE; encoded by the coding sequence ATGAAATTTTCTCTCGACCCTAATCAAGTGAGCGAGATTCCAGCGCTCATCCACAGCCCCTCCATCAAACGTAAACGTTATCCAGAGGGCGTGGTGATTCCCATGGCCAGTGAGGCCGAGGCACGCGCACAGGCCAATCCAGAAAAACACCTACACCCCGCCATTGTCATTGGTCCATCGCGTTCGTCGGAAGGGGTACGGGTCTACTATTTGGCCAAATGGCTGGAGCACGAATAA
- a CDS encoding hypothetical protein (Evidence 5 : Unknown function), protein MVIVLVDAISNYLDLRGYWIEHRHALETGILAAQQQSDRKNEGRFVNYFGVNKLRCGDYATALTYWEQSLAIQREIGDKAGEGITLSNLGATYSDLKQVDLARKYLQDALAIFEALQSPNANIARQWLAGLDNIS, encoded by the coding sequence ATGGTGATTGTACTGGTCGATGCAATTTCTAATTATTTGGATCTCCGTGGTTACTGGATAGAACATCGGCATGCCCTTGAAACTGGTATTCTCGCTGCACAACAACAGAGCGATCGGAAAAATGAGGGGAGATTTGTTAATTATTTTGGCGTTAACAAATTAAGATGCGGCGACTATGCGACGGCGTTGACCTATTGGGAGCAGAGTCTCGCCATTCAGCGCGAAATCGGCGACAAAGCGGGGGAAGGGATAACGCTTTCTAATCTCGGTGCCACTTACAGCGATCTAAAACAAGTAGATCTGGCACGCAAATACCTGCAAGACGCGCTGGCGATCTTTGAAGCTCTCCAATCCCCGAACGCAAATATCGCTCGCCAGTGGTTAGCTGGGCTGGACAACATCTCGTAG
- a CDS encoding CysZ protein: MTLEQFLEGVRRGDVVTFDESLRVVDEYYHYQAVAFQNGTVNNTAGQNENSCRLFAFARRHGLNAEQTLRLFGEHYRNVLDNPQDSKHPNLRAFIQHGWSGIVFADEPLRAKVCARFDPATLNHLTYVLRCLGQGFALLARPELRHFIWMPLLLNLCLYALGLWATHHYFEVAVAYFLPAWLSWLHWFLWPLVAGVFIILMFFSFTLLVNLLGAPFYGILAEKVAVLLGLPPEPRHEESWWGTVGRGMVTGLARLRYYGVHVLPILLLFVIPVINVVAPLLWLIFNGWFLMLEYTSYPLERYGCSFDEQRRLLAQARIAGIGFGVAVIFGLAVPLLNVLIPPAAVAGAVIYIAGARR; encoded by the coding sequence ATGACCCTCGAACAATTTTTGGAAGGTGTTCGGCGTGGCGATGTCGTGACTTTCGATGAGAGTCTGCGAGTCGTTGACGAATACTATCACTACCAGGCTGTTGCTTTTCAGAATGGCACGGTCAACAACACTGCTGGACAAAACGAAAACTCTTGCCGATTGTTTGCCTTTGCCCGTCGGCATGGCCTAAACGCGGAGCAAACCTTGCGGCTGTTTGGCGAACACTATCGTAACGTACTCGACAATCCGCAAGACAGCAAGCATCCCAACCTACGTGCCTTCATACAACACGGTTGGAGCGGTATCGTTTTTGCAGACGAACCTTTGCGCGCCAAGGTTTGCGCTAGATTCGATCCCGCCACCCTGAATCATCTCACCTATGTCTTGCGCTGCCTCGGGCAAGGATTTGCGCTATTGGCCAGGCCAGAATTGCGTCACTTCATCTGGATGCCGTTGTTGCTGAATTTGTGCCTGTACGCGCTGGGTTTGTGGGCGACCCACCATTATTTCGAGGTTGCCGTAGCCTATTTTCTGCCAGCCTGGTTGAGCTGGTTGCACTGGTTTCTGTGGCCTTTAGTGGCGGGTGTTTTTATTATTCTGATGTTTTTTAGTTTTACGTTGTTGGTCAATCTGCTGGGGGCTCCATTTTACGGGATTTTGGCGGAGAAGGTCGCCGTGTTATTGGGTCTACCGCCAGAACCGCGACACGAGGAATCTTGGTGGGGTACCGTTGGGCGCGGTATGGTTACAGGATTAGCGCGACTGCGCTATTACGGGGTCCACGTACTGCCGATACTGTTGTTGTTTGTTATCCCGGTAATCAACGTGGTGGCGCCACTATTGTGGTTGATATTCAACGGTTGGTTTTTGATGCTGGAATATACCTCCTACCCGTTGGAGCGTTATGGTTGCAGTTTTGATGAGCAGCGTCGTTTGTTGGCTCAGGCACGCATCGCGGGTATTGGTTTTGGGGTGGCGGTGATTTTTGGATTGGCCGTGCCTCTGCTCAACGTACTAATACCGCCAGCGGCTGTGGCGGGGGCAGTGATCTATATCGCAGGGGCGCGGCGTTGA
- a CDS encoding hypothetical protein (Evidence 5 : Unknown function), protein MYSATLLCRVLVGITNKSEVIAVYDRMKRNYHNGYAVFRDTRRGSVAGCVPTRSVGTM, encoded by the coding sequence ATGTATTCCGCGACGCTCCTGTGTCGCGTATTGGTGGGGATCACGAACAAGTCGGAAGTCATCGCGGTATATGACCGTATGAAACGGAATTACCACAATGGATATGCCGTGTTTCGAGACACGCGACGTGGGAGCGTCGCGGGATGCGTTCCCACGCGGAGCGTGGGAACTATGTGA
- a CDS encoding conserved hypothetical protein (Evidence 4 : Unknown function but conserved in other organisms), which yields MPNHYHEDDYHAAYRNINPTPCVFEKAILAHCVACELTEKHLLAERETINCRDAVAQQTCSELRKALRNHFAFSLRVIKSDDPLPHGKESKIQCGGLQGLQQVLSKTKEVTNVHQLILDALAKYYDLESLPYSEIVPTVAHFNLRRHH from the coding sequence ATGCCCAACCACTACCACGAAGACGACTATCACGCAGCCTATCGAAACATCAATCCCACACCCTGCGTCTTTGAAAAAGCCATTCTGGCCCATTGTGTGGCTTGTGAATTAACAGAAAAACATCTATTAGCCGAACGCGAAACCATCAACTGCCGCGACGCCGTAGCACAACAGACCTGCTCCGAGTTACGTAAGGCACTACGTAATCATTTCGCCTTCAGCCTCAGAGTTATTAAATCCGACGATCCACTCCCTCATGGCAAGGAGAGTAAGATTCAGTGTGGCGGGCTCCAAGGTCTGCAACAAGTCCTAAGCAAAACAAAAGAGGTGACTAACGTCCACCAATTGATCCTGGATGCCTTGGCAAAATATTATGACCTGGAATCTCTGCCCTATTCAGAGATTGTACCAACCGTTGCCCACTTCAATCTTCGACGCCACCACTAA
- a CDS encoding putative HDOD domain-containing protein (Evidence 3 : Putative function from multiple computational evidences), which translates to MKTIPDFDEDTTTKLLKGIVIPSQPSILQNAMAEKQQEYPDLRKIAAIVSKDVALSAAMLRAANSPAFALRNKVSSIPTAVMLLGTRNVMSIITGLSLRMTLSKGGMKLEHFWEITSDTAVVCSVLAQKFHVMNPDQAYMLGLFHDCGIPLMMQHFKDYSEVLQKESVDTEASITEIEDRCFNTNHAVIGYLIARSWGLPDKIRETILFHHDDEELFADHDTTQLSKQIGLLIISEYLSELFHSASINDAWTRVGGDVMRIYNLSEGDVHDLSEDISDMLSNL; encoded by the coding sequence ATGAAAACCATCCCGGATTTTGACGAAGATACCACCACTAAACTTCTCAAGGGGATAGTCATACCGTCTCAGCCGAGTATTCTGCAAAATGCAATGGCCGAGAAACAACAAGAATATCCAGATTTGAGAAAGATCGCCGCTATCGTATCTAAAGATGTTGCATTATCTGCGGCGATGCTACGTGCGGCTAATTCGCCCGCATTTGCCTTACGCAATAAAGTTTCTTCGATTCCCACCGCAGTCATGCTGCTGGGCACCAGAAATGTTATGAGTATCATTACGGGACTCTCTCTAAGGATGACTTTATCTAAGGGTGGTATGAAACTTGAGCATTTCTGGGAAATAACATCGGATACTGCCGTCGTTTGTTCGGTATTGGCGCAGAAGTTTCATGTGATGAACCCAGATCAGGCATATATGTTAGGGCTATTTCACGATTGCGGAATACCTCTAATGATGCAACACTTCAAAGATTATTCGGAGGTATTACAGAAAGAAAGCGTTGATACCGAGGCGTCTATTACTGAAATAGAAGATAGGTGCTTCAATACCAATCATGCAGTCATCGGTTATTTGATAGCAAGGTCATGGGGGTTGCCGGATAAAATTAGGGAAACCATATTGTTTCATCACGATGATGAAGAACTTTTTGCCGATCATGATACGACCCAACTGTCTAAGCAAATCGGTCTTCTGATAATTTCTGAGTATCTGTCGGAACTCTTCCATAGCGCTAGTATAAATGATGCATGGACACGAGTTGGGGGTGATGTAATGAGAATTTATAATTTATCCGAGGGTGACGTTCATGATTTAAGTGAGGATATAAGTGATATGTTATCGAATCTGTAA